Genomic DNA from Klebsiella variicola:
CCAGGTTTTCTCCCAGCCGTAGCCGCCGATAGGCTCCCATTTATTGAAAGAATCTTTAAACGCCATCAGGTACAGACCGTGCCAGTTTCCCTTCTCATCCCAGCGCGAGACGCCAAAACCCGCGCCCCAGGGGCGTTCGTTATACTTATCCGTCTTTTCCTTATCATAGGCAAACCGCGCGTGCCAGGTAATGGCTGGAACGTACAAGTCATAGTGCTCCGGCTCATTCCAGGTCTGCGCGACGTTATTACTTAAGGTCTGGTAACCTTCGCTGAGGGTCGATGAAAACGACGCGCTGGCGTTTACGGATACCAACAACCATCCAAAAAAACCAAGAGAAAACAGAGAAAAACGACGTAACATCAACACTTTTCCATTACCACTTTCATTTAAAAGCCGCCTAAAATAGCAAAGATAGTCTCAATACAGGTTGAACGAAATAAGGCAAACTCCTGATTTTTGCCCGGTGACCATCAGAACCTTTTAACTATCCATCTGGTGATTATATCCAGGCGAGACGGGTGACGCGTAGTTCTTATCGCTTTATTGATTTGCATCAGCGAGTTTTGTCCGTTTTTTCGGC
This window encodes:
- the pagP gene encoding lipid IV(A) palmitoyltransferase PagP, whose translation is MLVSVNASASFSSTLSEGYQTLSNNVAQTWNEPEHYDLYVPAITWHARFAYDKEKTDKYNERPWGAGFGVSRWDEKGNWHGLYLMAFKDSFNKWEPIGGYGWEKTWRPLTDQNFHLGLGYTLGVTARDNWDYIPIPVILPLASIGYGPATFQMTYIPGTYNNGNVYFAWARIQF